A region of the Stutzerimonas stutzeri genome:
AGCGGCGTTGTACAACCCGGGCGGTTTCGGCAGCGAGTTTCGCGCGCTGCGGTTGCCGCCGATGCTGGCGATTCTGCTGCTGGTGGGCATGCTACTGGGGCCGAACCTTGGTGCGCAGTTGGCCGTGCTAACGCCGTTGTGCAGTGTTCCGCTGGTGTTCGCCGGTATCGCGCTTATGCACGGTCTGGTGGCTCAGAGTCGTCTGCCGCGCTTCTGGCTGGTGGGGCTGTATGTCACGCTGGTGCTGTTCATGCAGTTGATTTATCCGTTACTGGCCGTTTTGGCCATTGTCGACAGTCTGTTTGATTTTCGTGGTCGCGCAGCCGGTAAGAATGGTGCGGGACCTGCGAACGGTGAAGGTTAAAAGTTAAGAGGTAAGACTCAAATGGAAGTCATCCTGCTGGAAAAGGTCGCAAACCTGGGCAACCTGGGCGACAAGGTAAACGTCAAGTCTGGTTACGGTCGCAACTACCTGTTGCCGCAGCGCAAGGCTACTGCTGCTACTGCAGCTAACATCGCCGAGTTCGAAACTCGTCGTGCTGATCTGGAAAAAGCTGCTGCCGAGCGTAAGGCTTCCGCCGAAACTCGCGCTGCTCAGCTGGCTGAACTGGAAGTCACCATCACCGCTACCGCGGGCGATGAGGGCAAACTGTTCGGTTCCATCGGTACTCACGACATCGCCGACGCACTGACCGCCTCTGGCGTTGAAGTGGCGAAGAGCGAAGTTCGTCTGCCGAACGGCACCATCCGCCAGGTTGGTGAGTACGACGTGGCTGTGCACCTGCACTCCGACGTCGAAGCGACTGTCAAAGTGATCGTCGTAGCCGGCTAAGCCTTCGTCTGGCACCGTTGGTGCCTGACGAGTAACATCGGGCACGTTTCCACGCGAGTGGAGCGTGCCCTTTGTTTTTCTGTAGTTACGAATTCCGAGTGCCATGAACGAC
Encoded here:
- the rplI gene encoding 50S ribosomal protein L9, giving the protein MEVILLEKVANLGNLGDKVNVKSGYGRNYLLPQRKATAATAANIAEFETRRADLEKAAAERKASAETRAAQLAELEVTITATAGDEGKLFGSIGTHDIADALTASGVEVAKSEVRLPNGTIRQVGEYDVAVHLHSDVEATVKVIVVAG